The Sorangiineae bacterium MSr11367 genome window below encodes:
- a CDS encoding GDP-mannose 4,6-dehydratase: MRILVTGADGFVGKHLCRHLRDDGADVFELRGPETPGPANIDLTDGEAVARAVHEYRPEGVVHLAGFSSVAQSHADPARAFAVNVLGTVNILAALRKSAPAARTVVVSSGEVYGKISEGQHATETSPLAPSSPYAASKAAAETAAGQFFRSYGLPVVVARPFNHLGAGQAAHFVVPSFARQLLAIRTGKIEARLEVGNLEPVRDFSHVRDVVEAYRLLLLRGAPGEAYNVGSGTGRSILSVLGELRNLVGVDVEPTVSPERFRPAEIPYLVGDAAKLRALGWQPKRTVTEALRDVIEEVTEL; the protein is encoded by the coding sequence GTGCGTATCCTCGTCACTGGCGCCGACGGATTCGTCGGGAAGCATCTGTGCCGTCACCTTCGTGACGACGGCGCCGATGTTTTCGAGCTTCGCGGCCCGGAGACCCCTGGCCCCGCCAACATCGATCTCACCGATGGAGAGGCCGTCGCGCGTGCGGTGCACGAGTACCGGCCCGAAGGCGTGGTGCACCTCGCCGGATTCAGCTCGGTGGCGCAAAGCCATGCGGATCCGGCACGCGCCTTCGCGGTGAACGTGCTCGGCACGGTGAACATTCTTGCGGCGCTGCGAAAATCGGCACCGGCCGCCCGCACCGTCGTGGTCTCCTCGGGCGAGGTGTACGGGAAAATTTCCGAAGGACAGCACGCAACGGAGACCTCGCCCCTGGCGCCATCGAGTCCGTACGCCGCCTCGAAAGCGGCGGCGGAGACGGCAGCGGGTCAGTTTTTCCGAAGCTACGGTCTGCCCGTGGTGGTGGCGCGCCCGTTCAATCATCTGGGCGCGGGGCAAGCGGCGCACTTCGTCGTGCCGTCGTTCGCACGACAGCTTTTGGCCATCCGCACCGGGAAGATCGAAGCGCGTCTCGAAGTGGGGAATCTCGAGCCCGTGCGGGATTTCTCTCATGTCCGCGACGTGGTGGAGGCCTATCGGCTTTTGCTCCTTCGCGGAGCGCCCGGCGAGGCGTACAACGTCGGGAGCGGCACGGGCAGGAGCATCCTCTCCGTGCTCGGCGAACTGCGAAACCTGGTGGGGGTCGATGTCGAGCCCACGGTCTCGCCCGAGCGATTCCGCCCTGCGGAAATTCCATATCTGGTCGGCGACGCAGCCAAGCTGCGCGCGCTCGGCTGGCAACCGAAGCGCACCGTCACCGAGGCGTTGCGCGATGTCATCGAAGAGGTTACCGAGTTGTAA
- a CDS encoding sialate:H+ symport family MFS transporter: protein MSKSVPREPTSFRELEASQRKAFFAAWLGYLLDGFDFILITLVLTEIANDFGLSKTRAATLVSAAFVSRWLGGLVLGAIGDRFGRKPAMILSIFAFSIGSALCGFAWGYWSLFAFRAIVGLGMAGEYGSSTTYVMESWPVHMRNRATGFLLSAFPIGTVVAALAYGVIVPDLGWRCLFYIGLIPIALTLYLRRSLPEAEEWQSDVGNRRNVSTSSMLFAPSRRLPNAVLAIGLATALVLIFSQHTAGYGWLLAVAALMAFIVFAIQVAGRLLPVMLAVMATVFCAFLYSWPIQSLLPTYLKSELGYSAVQVSTALTWAGLGYAAGSCVAGIVGDALGTRRAYVVGLFLSLLFVFPAFALPAGNVALLWVLLFAMQFTSQGISGLLPKYIADHFPTRLRAAGLGFTYNVGALGGAVAPLAGTTIAGHVGNLGTALMILAGTLTLVVAAIIGFDLPARIGRAFKSDDELSSDMTTERNTTRAM, encoded by the coding sequence ATGAGCAAGTCGGTACCCCGTGAACCCACATCGTTTCGTGAGCTCGAGGCCTCCCAGCGCAAAGCATTCTTTGCCGCTTGGCTCGGTTATCTGCTCGACGGGTTCGACTTCATCCTCATCACATTGGTGCTGACGGAAATTGCAAATGACTTCGGGTTGAGCAAAACGCGCGCGGCAACTTTGGTATCGGCGGCGTTCGTTTCGCGGTGGCTCGGCGGGCTAGTGCTCGGAGCGATCGGCGATCGATTCGGGCGAAAGCCCGCCATGATCTTATCCATTTTCGCGTTCTCAATTGGAAGTGCCTTGTGCGGTTTTGCTTGGGGGTATTGGTCACTATTTGCATTTCGCGCCATCGTCGGTTTGGGCATGGCTGGCGAATATGGCTCGAGCACCACCTATGTGATGGAGTCTTGGCCGGTGCATATGCGCAATCGCGCCACGGGCTTTCTGCTTTCCGCCTTTCCCATCGGCACGGTGGTCGCGGCGCTCGCGTATGGCGTCATCGTTCCCGACTTGGGCTGGAGATGCCTATTTTACATCGGACTCATTCCCATCGCGCTTACCTTGTATTTGCGCCGCTCGCTGCCAGAGGCCGAGGAATGGCAGTCCGACGTGGGCAATCGCCGCAACGTCAGCACGTCGTCCATGCTGTTTGCGCCCTCACGGCGCCTGCCCAATGCGGTCCTCGCCATCGGGCTCGCCACGGCCTTGGTGCTGATTTTCAGCCAACACACGGCGGGCTACGGCTGGCTGCTCGCGGTGGCCGCGCTGATGGCGTTCATCGTTTTCGCCATACAGGTGGCCGGTCGGCTGCTGCCGGTGATGCTTGCGGTCATGGCCACCGTATTTTGCGCCTTCCTCTATTCGTGGCCCATTCAGTCGCTGCTGCCGACGTACCTCAAAAGCGAACTTGGATACAGCGCCGTGCAGGTCTCGACCGCGCTGACGTGGGCGGGGCTCGGTTATGCGGCGGGCTCGTGCGTCGCCGGCATCGTGGGTGATGCCCTGGGCACGCGGCGCGCATACGTGGTGGGTCTATTTCTTTCGCTGCTATTCGTCTTTCCCGCCTTTGCTCTGCCTGCGGGCAACGTGGCGCTGCTCTGGGTTCTGCTCTTTGCCATGCAGTTTACCAGCCAGGGCATTTCCGGCCTTTTGCCCAAATACATTGCCGATCATTTCCCAACGCGCTTGCGCGCCGCGGGGCTCGGCTTCACCTACAATGTTGGCGCGTTGGGCGGCGCCGTGGCGCCGTTGGCGGGGACGACGATCGCGGGCCACGTGGGCAACCTCGGCACGGCGTTGATGATCCTCGCGGGCACGCTGACCCTCGTCGTGGCGGCCATCATTGGTTTCGACCTACCGGCCCGTATCGGGCGGGCCTTCAAATCCGATGACGAGCTTTCATCGGACATGACGACAGAAAGGAATACCACTCGTGCAATGTGA
- a CDS encoding dihydrodipicolinate synthase family protein, producing MQCDSRSLRGVIPALVTPIDGEGDVDKRSLERLIRFQLDAGVHGIFVGGSSGEVALLDSVQRGNLVKTAVGMVAGAVPVLVGAVDTGTRRVIEHARKAVALGADAVVVTAPFYVRPNPREIVEHFRLVQAALGHPVVAYDIPSAVGSRLTPDIVEELAASKLVVGLKDSSGDLVTFREILRRTRRLNGFPVLSGSELLADVAIELGAHGLVPGLANVDPDGYVRLFQAASHGDRAKARAEQDRLAKLFEIISVADLGRIGFTAGALGAFKAALVLRGIISNGVTNVPLSSLVDRELAEVATILHETGLAPDIPLQVEVA from the coding sequence GTGCAATGTGATTCTCGTTCTCTGCGTGGAGTCATTCCCGCGCTGGTGACACCCATCGACGGCGAGGGTGACGTGGACAAGCGCTCGCTGGAGCGCCTGATCCGTTTCCAATTGGACGCCGGCGTGCACGGCATCTTCGTTGGCGGCTCCAGCGGCGAGGTCGCCTTGCTCGACAGTGTGCAGCGCGGAAACTTGGTAAAGACCGCCGTCGGCATGGTCGCGGGCGCCGTGCCCGTGCTGGTGGGCGCCGTCGATACGGGCACGCGCCGGGTGATCGAGCATGCGCGCAAAGCGGTAGCCCTGGGCGCGGACGCCGTGGTGGTGACCGCACCGTTTTACGTGCGGCCGAATCCGCGCGAAATCGTGGAGCACTTTCGCTTGGTGCAGGCGGCGCTGGGCCACCCCGTGGTCGCGTACGACATTCCCAGCGCCGTCGGCAGCCGGCTCACGCCGGACATCGTCGAGGAGCTCGCCGCCTCGAAGCTGGTGGTCGGCCTCAAAGACTCCAGCGGCGACTTGGTGACCTTCCGCGAGATCTTGCGCCGCACCCGTCGCCTGAACGGCTTTCCCGTGCTCTCCGGCTCCGAGTTGCTGGCCGATGTCGCCATCGAGCTCGGTGCACACGGCCTCGTTCCGGGGCTGGCCAACGTCGACCCGGATGGGTACGTGCGCTTGTTCCAAGCCGCCAGCCATGGCGATCGCGCGAAGGCGCGCGCGGAGCAAGATCGCCTGGCGAAGCTCTTCGAGATCATCTCCGTGGCCGATCTCGGGCGCATTGGCTTCACGGCGGGAGCGCTCGGTGCCTTCAAGGCGGCGCTCGTTCTGCGCGGCATCATCTCGAACGGCGTGACCAACGTGCCCCTTTCGAGCCTCGTCGACCGCGAGCTCGCGGAGGTTGCTACTATTTTGCACGAGACCGGCCTCGCGCCCGATATCCCGCTTCAGGTCGAAGTCGCATAG
- a CDS encoding FadR family transcriptional regulator: MQQTRPGARANQQALQESIKKLIVERKLEPGSPLPTEFELMSELGVSRHPLREAMKALEALGIVDIRHGYGTYVGSVSLAGLETGLTFRTARSLKSDLSDIRDLLELREVLESGLVQRVVAAYDRADFVGLEECVAAMEARAHRGEYAPDADWRFHETLYRPLGNELILDLLRVFWRVFHALEEELPVADWSPEMVARWHRTILTALRHRDEAGLRAAIDEHFRGIRVRVG; this comes from the coding sequence ATGCAACAAACACGGCCAGGCGCACGCGCCAACCAGCAAGCGCTGCAGGAATCCATCAAAAAGCTCATCGTCGAACGAAAGCTCGAGCCTGGCTCTCCCCTGCCCACGGAATTCGAGTTGATGTCCGAGCTAGGGGTGAGTCGCCATCCGCTGCGCGAAGCCATGAAGGCGCTGGAGGCACTGGGCATCGTGGACATCCGGCATGGCTACGGCACCTATGTCGGCTCGGTGTCGTTGGCCGGGCTGGAAACGGGGCTCACCTTTCGAACCGCGCGCTCGCTCAAGAGCGATCTGTCGGACATTCGCGATCTTCTCGAGCTGCGCGAGGTGCTGGAGTCCGGCCTCGTGCAACGCGTGGTGGCCGCCTACGATCGGGCCGACTTCGTGGGCCTGGAAGAATGCGTCGCCGCCATGGAGGCGCGCGCCCACCGCGGTGAATATGCGCCGGACGCCGATTGGCGCTTTCACGAAACGCTGTATCGGCCTCTGGGCAACGAGCTCATTCTGGATCTGCTGCGCGTCTTCTGGCGCGTCTTCCATGCGCTGGAAGAGGAGCTCCCCGTCGCCGATTGGTCGCCGGAGATGGTGGCACGCTGGCACCGCACCATCCTGACCGCGTTGCGCCATCGAGACGAGGCCGGGCTCCGCGCGGCCATCGACGAGCATTTTCGCGGCATCCGCGTACGGGTCGGTTGA
- a CDS encoding UDP-glucose/GDP-mannose dehydrogenase family protein, producing the protein MRICMVGTGYVGLVSGAGFAEMGNDVVCVDIDKAKVQRLREGECPIFEPGLEELLARNIKARRLTFTDDTAAAVAGAQVVFVGVGTPPRSDGGADLSAVDKVAETVAANVQQETVLVLKSTVPVGTNARARRIVANAKHKVHVVSNPEFLKEGEAVNDFLRPDRVVLGCDADDTFARDIMERIYHPVCLDRNRIIWMAPASAELTKYVSNTMLAMRISFVNEIASLCEKVGADIHEVRHGVGSDVRIGPKFLYAGPGYGGSCFPKDVQALVHTAREHGLELDLAVSTHRVNERQKGFLARKLKSHTDGDLRGKRIALWGLTFKPRTDDVRESAALMLIDVLLTEGAEIVAHDPEGMQNARALYGDRIQLVEDQYDAAKDADALVLVTEWRQYQNPDFERLKTLLRRPLILDGRNIWSTYGLRKQGFVYEGVGVSKQ; encoded by the coding sequence ATGCGCATTTGCATGGTGGGAACCGGATACGTCGGCCTGGTGAGCGGCGCAGGATTCGCCGAGATGGGTAACGATGTCGTTTGCGTCGACATCGACAAGGCCAAGGTTCAACGCCTCCGGGAAGGCGAATGCCCCATCTTCGAGCCGGGTCTCGAGGAGCTTCTCGCCCGCAACATCAAAGCGCGCCGCCTCACGTTCACGGACGACACCGCCGCCGCCGTTGCGGGTGCGCAAGTCGTCTTCGTCGGCGTGGGCACCCCGCCCCGCAGCGACGGCGGCGCCGACCTCAGCGCGGTCGACAAAGTGGCCGAGACCGTTGCCGCCAACGTGCAGCAGGAAACGGTGCTCGTCCTCAAGAGCACGGTTCCCGTCGGAACGAACGCCCGAGCCCGTCGCATCGTCGCGAACGCCAAGCACAAGGTCCACGTCGTCTCGAACCCCGAGTTCCTCAAAGAGGGCGAGGCGGTGAACGACTTCCTCCGCCCCGATCGCGTGGTGCTCGGCTGCGACGCCGACGACACCTTCGCGCGCGACATCATGGAGCGCATCTACCACCCCGTGTGTCTCGACCGGAATCGCATCATCTGGATGGCACCGGCCAGCGCGGAGCTCACCAAGTACGTCTCCAACACGATGTTGGCGATGCGCATCTCCTTCGTGAACGAAATCGCCAGCCTTTGCGAAAAGGTGGGCGCGGACATCCACGAAGTTCGCCATGGCGTGGGAAGCGACGTCCGCATCGGCCCCAAGTTCCTCTACGCGGGCCCGGGCTACGGCGGTTCGTGCTTTCCGAAGGACGTGCAGGCTCTCGTGCACACGGCCCGCGAGCACGGCTTGGAGCTCGACCTCGCCGTCTCCACCCACCGCGTGAACGAGCGTCAGAAGGGCTTCTTGGCGCGCAAGCTGAAGTCGCACACCGATGGCGATCTTCGCGGCAAGCGCATCGCCCTCTGGGGCCTCACCTTCAAGCCGCGCACCGACGACGTGCGTGAATCCGCCGCGCTGATGCTCATCGACGTGCTCCTCACCGAGGGCGCGGAAATCGTCGCGCACGATCCCGAGGGTATGCAGAACGCCCGCGCGCTGTACGGCGACCGCATTCAACTGGTGGAAGATCAGTACGATGCGGCCAAGGATGCCGACGCCCTCGTCCTGGTCACGGAGTGGCGGCAATACCAGAACCCGGACTTCGAGCGCCTGAAGACCCTTCTGCGCCGCCCGCTGATCCTCGATGGTCGCAACATCTGGTCGACCTACGGCCTCCGCAAGCAGGGCTTCGTCTACGAAGGCGTGGGCGTCTCCAAACAGTGA
- the gmd gene encoding GDP-mannose 4,6-dehydratase yields MMTRRALITGITGQDGSYLAEFLLGKGYEVHGMVRRSSEEKFERIAHIREKVTLHQGDLLDQFSLAALLATIKPHEVYNLAAQSFVPTSWNQPVLTGEFTALGVTKMLEAIRHTAPETRFYQASSSEMFGHVRETPQRESTPFYPRSPYGVAKAYGHFITVNYRESFNLFAASGILFNHESPRRGLEFVTRKVTHGVARIRLGLDTTLRLGNLDAQRDWGFAGDYVEAMWLMLQQDKADDYVVATGETHTVKELVEIAFGRADLDWQKHVKIDPAFIRPAEVDLLIGDYDKAKKQLGWEPKVRFKELVEMMVDADIERLKRD; encoded by the coding sequence ATCATGACACGACGCGCACTCATCACCGGCATCACCGGGCAAGACGGGAGTTACCTCGCCGAGTTTCTTCTCGGAAAAGGCTACGAGGTACACGGAATGGTGCGCCGCTCGTCCGAGGAGAAATTCGAGCGCATCGCGCACATTCGCGAAAAAGTCACCTTGCACCAAGGTGACTTGCTCGATCAATTTTCGCTCGCAGCGCTCCTCGCGACGATCAAACCGCACGAAGTGTACAACCTCGCGGCGCAGTCGTTCGTGCCCACGAGCTGGAACCAACCGGTGCTCACCGGCGAGTTCACCGCCCTGGGCGTGACGAAGATGCTCGAGGCCATTCGGCACACGGCCCCGGAAACGCGCTTTTACCAAGCGTCGTCGTCGGAAATGTTCGGCCACGTGCGCGAAACGCCCCAGCGGGAGAGCACCCCGTTCTATCCGCGTTCGCCGTATGGCGTGGCCAAAGCGTATGGCCACTTCATCACGGTCAATTACCGCGAATCGTTTAATCTGTTCGCGGCCAGCGGAATCCTTTTCAACCACGAATCGCCGCGGCGTGGATTGGAATTCGTCACCCGCAAGGTGACCCACGGCGTGGCGCGCATCCGCCTCGGGCTGGACACCACGTTGCGCTTGGGGAACCTCGACGCCCAGCGCGATTGGGGTTTTGCCGGCGATTACGTGGAAGCCATGTGGCTCATGCTCCAGCAGGACAAGGCCGATGATTACGTCGTGGCCACCGGTGAAACGCACACCGTCAAAGAGCTGGTGGAAATCGCATTTGGCCGGGCCGATCTCGATTGGCAAAAACACGTAAAGATCGATCCAGCATTCATCCGTCCCGCGGAGGTCGACTTGCTCATTGGCGATTATGACAAGGCCAAAAAGCAGCTCGGTTGGGAGCCCAAGGTGCGGTTCAAAGAACTCGTCGAGATGATGGTCGACGCAGATATCGAACGGCTCAAGCGAGATTGA
- a CDS encoding nucleotidyltransferase family protein gives MHPEVAERAAIWSQHEHARRVLGRVLQVCEADGIRALPVKGVLTARWLYDDPSERRIQDVDLRVTPRDFARLQALGLRSGFRLLEVSRTSRNIVFDIDGMMVEFEAHIGPRGLCNLPIETILSRATVHEAPFGFSHLQPDMHDHALLLVVNVYKDKIVGAAQWALRDLELLPLRAGFDPEHLAALAAEHGVAALTWIVADWLAERGAPRWNEVRTRLADAPRRTYRRAVRALMHDDDVLFKPAPHFMLRILARAASDRREKQLEALGFTVAWAVERRIRSIAQAKLARLTSDP, from the coding sequence ATGCACCCTGAGGTAGCCGAACGCGCGGCCATCTGGTCGCAACACGAACATGCCCGGCGCGTCCTCGGACGCGTCCTGCAGGTGTGCGAGGCCGACGGCATCCGAGCGCTACCGGTGAAAGGCGTGCTCACCGCCCGCTGGCTCTACGACGACCCGAGTGAGCGGCGCATTCAAGACGTCGACCTGCGCGTCACCCCGCGCGACTTCGCCCGCCTCCAGGCGCTCGGCCTCCGCTCCGGCTTCCGCCTGCTCGAGGTGTCGCGCACCTCGCGCAATATCGTCTTCGACATCGACGGCATGATGGTCGAATTCGAAGCGCATATCGGACCACGCGGCTTATGCAATTTGCCAATCGAAACCATCTTGTCGCGTGCCACCGTGCACGAGGCGCCCTTCGGCTTTTCGCATTTGCAACCCGACATGCACGACCACGCGTTGCTCTTGGTCGTGAATGTCTACAAGGACAAGATCGTCGGCGCCGCGCAATGGGCCCTTCGCGATTTGGAGCTCTTGCCCCTGCGCGCAGGCTTCGATCCCGAGCACCTCGCGGCACTGGCCGCCGAACATGGGGTCGCTGCCCTCACGTGGATCGTCGCCGATTGGCTTGCCGAACGGGGCGCGCCACGCTGGAACGAGGTGCGAACTCGGCTCGCGGACGCTCCGCGACGTACCTACAGACGAGCGGTCCGGGCTCTGATGCACGACGATGACGTCTTATTCAAACCTGCCCCCCATTTCATGCTTCGCATACTGGCCCGTGCCGCGTCCGACCGGCGCGAAAAGCAGCTCGAGGCGCTCGGATTCACAGTTGCATGGGCCGTGGAAAGACGAATCCGTTCCATCGCGCAAGCCAAACTAGCTAGATTGACAAGCGATCCGTAG